The genomic region CGCTTGCGATTTTTTTCTCGAGGCCGTCGTGAAACGGGAGAGAAAATCGTGCGGATTATACTGAAATAGAGCTTAATTTAATCTGTGTTTAATGATGTGCGCAACGTCACGTTTTTATCACACAAATTTCAACTTATTCAAATTACTTTTATATAATTTTTGTTAATATCGCCACACTACCTGACGCGCGGATGATCAGATAAGGAGAAATGATGACTCAACGGATAATGGTTTCGGTAGCCGCCGCGGCATTCCTGACAACCGGAGCGACCGCCAACGACGCTTTACTGGAGCGGTTCGAAAAAATGGAAAGAGAGATGGCGGCGCTCAAAGCCGAGCTCAATGCGCTCAAAAACGAAAACGCCAAACTCTCTTCGCGGCTTTCAACCCCTGATGCCGACGCTCCCAAAACAACGGTCGCCTCATCGTCCAAACTCGATGAAACGCTCGAAGAGATGCAAGACCAGATCGACGATCTGAACAAAAAAACCAATAACGATAATCTCAAATGGGGGGTCGATTTCCGCACCAGCGTCGATAATCTCCGCTATGAAATGGCCGACGGAACCACCCGCAAAAACGATGCCCTTTTCAGCAACCGCCTATGGCTGAACATGAGTTACGCCGCCAACGAAAACATCAGCTTCACCGGTCAGCTCGCCTACAACAAAATTTTCGGCGAACGCTCCATGGCCTCCTCTTCGGCGCCGTTCGAAGGATTTGACTGGGTCAGCAACGAATCGGCCTATAATGACGAGCTCCGCGTCCGCTCGGCCTATTTCCTCTACACCGACGACGAATTTTTCGGCGCCGATGTCCCCTGGACGTTCAGTATCGGTCGGCGCCCCTCTACCGAAGGGCACCTGATCAACCTGCGCGACGATGTCGACGCTTCCTCGCCCCTGGCCCATGCGATCAATGTCGAATTTGACGGGATGAGCGCCAAATTCGGCACCGAAGAGATCGTCGGGCTCGAGGGATCGTATTTCAAACTGTGCGCCGGACGGGGAATGAGCAATGCCGAACCCCGTTTTGCCGCGGCTCCCTACAGCGGTGAAGACGCACTTACGAGTAACAACGACATGGTCGGCATCATCGTCGTCCCCTACGACGACAAACAATACAGTACCGGCTTTCAGTATACCTACGCGGTCAACCTTATCGACACCACCACGCCCAGCTCTACAACGATGGAAGCGGTAGGGGGGCTCCACACCGCCACTGCGTTTGCAATGGTGAACGGCATCGGAGACGGGATCAGCGACTTCCTCGATGATACGACGGTATTCATCAGCGGTGCAATGTCGCGGACCGACCCCGATGCGGGTAAACAGGGGATGCTCGGTTCGACCGACGCCAAAACCGGTTACAGCTACTGGATCGGTACACAGTTTCCCTCTCTCATCAGCGAGGAGGGACGCTGGGGGATCGAATTCAATCACGGTTCGAACTACTGGCGTCCCATAACGTACGGTGAAGATACTATGATCGGATCTAAAATCGCCGCACGGGGTGACGCGTACGAAGTCTACTTTACCGAACCCCTCGTCGACGACATCCTTTCGTTCCAGCTCCGTTACACCTACATCGACTACGACTATACCGGAAGCAACGGTTTCTTCGGAAGTTCAAGCGGAACCCCCACCGCGATCGGCGACGTTTCCAGCGGCACCAGTGCCGTCGACAAAGCGCAAGACATCCGCGCCTATCTCCGTTACCGTTTTTAAGAGAAGATTTTTATATACCGCCGGGATTTGATTCCGGCGGCCGCACTTTTCCATCACCCGTTTTGCAGCGTGGCCAGTTCCTCTTTGACTTTGGCAACATGATCTTTCACTTTCACGTTTGTCCATACCGCACGTACCGTCCCTTTAGGATCGATGATGTACGTCGAACGGACGATTCCCATATATTCTTTCCCGTAATTCTTTTTCAGCGCCCACACACCGTAATCTTGCATCATCTGCGTCGTCGGATCACTGAGCAGCGTGATGCCGAGGTTTTGTTTGGCAATGAAATTGCGGTGGGATTTGGTGCTGTCGGCACTTACCCCTAGAATGATCGCCCCGAGGTCGTCGTATTCGTCCATCGCGGCACTGAATTCACACGCTTCGGTCGTACATCCGGGCGTCGAATCTTTGGGATAAAAGTAAAGCACAATCCATTTACCCCGCAGATCGCGTGAACATATCTCTACATCATCCTGGTTACTCAAACAAAAATCGGGAGCCGCAGTTCCTACTTCCAACATGTAATTTCCTTCTTATAAAATAACAATCGATTTGATTTCGGTAAACTCTTCGATCGCAAAACGGGGGCCTTCACGCCCAACGCCGCTGAGTTTCACCCCGCCGTAGGGCTGTATGTCGAAACGCAGCGTCGGCATATCGTTGATGACGACTCCCCCCGCCTCGCACTCGTCGATCATTTTCTTGACGTGGGAAAGGTTGTTGGTGAAGACCGAAAACTGCAATCCGTAGGGGGAATTGTTCATCCGCATCACCGCATCGTCGATCCCTTCGACTTTCACCAGACTGACGATCGGGGCGAATACCTCCTCGCACACGATCTTCATCGATTCGGTCACATCGGCCATGACGCAGGGGTAAAAAATCCGCCCTTCCCGCCGCGGCGGCGTCAATGCCCGAGCCCCTTCGGCAATCGCGCTTTCTACCCAATTCATCGCTCTCATTGCCGCTTCGTCATTGATCAGCGGCCCCAGAAACGTCCCTTCGTCATAGGGGGAACCGACAACAAGCGCGGCGGTAGCCTCGGCCATCTTCGCGGCAAATGCGTCGTATACCGATGCATCGACGTAAATGCGCTGCAGCGAGATGCAGACCTGCCCGGAATTGACGAAAGCGCCGATGGCGCAACGTTGCGCGGCATATTCGAGGTCGGCGTCCGCATCGATGTAAGTTGCGGCGTTCCCTCCCAGTTCCAGACTCACTTTTTTGATTCCGGCATTTTTGGTGATGATGTTCCCAACCCCGACCGATCCGGTAAAGCTGACGACGCGCGGAATGTCGCTGGAGACGAGCGTGCCGCCCACTTCGGCATCGCCGTAAACGACGCTAAGGGCATCGGGAACGGCGTAAGGGCTTTCAATGAAAAGCTCGGCCAGCTTGTAGGCGCACAACGGCGCCTCTGGGGTCGGCTTCAAGACGACCGCATTACCCGACACCAATGCCGGGGCAAGCTTGTGCGCGACGAGGTTAAGGGGGAAATTGAACGGGGTGATCGCCACGATGACCCCCGCACTTTCGCGTCGCCAGTACGCGTGGGCGCTTCTTCCGCTCTCCATCGCGTCGGTATTGATCGTCTCACCGTGCATGGTCCGCATCGTTTCGGCCGACAAGGTGATCGTTTCGATGCATCGGTCGACTTCAATCCGGGCATACGTTATCGGCTTGCCGACTTCGTCGCACAACACCCGCGCAAACTCTTCACGGCGCTCGCGAAGTCTCGCCGCGACGTCGTTGAGCCACGCGCACCGGCGATGCAACGGAGTTTTTCTGGCCGTTTTGGCCGCTTTTTCGGCAATCGTGAGGGCCCGCAGAGCATCCTCGGCACCGCATACCCCCCATCGGGAGACGACCTTTCCGTCATACGGACTTTTCCGTTCGGCGTATCGGGCCGGTTGGGTCCGCGTCGATCCCATCCATACATGTGCATCCATAGCGCATTCCTGTTGTCGAAATTGATTCTGATGAATGTTTCAATTATACAAACCCCCACCTAAAATGAGGGAGAAGAAACCGTTTTAAGGAATCTCTTGATGAAAACCTCTTAGAATGTGTCCCAAAAATACGCAGGGGATTTTATGCTGGAACTCAAGATTACTGACGGTGTTTTAGGGGTACGCCCGCCGGTGACCAAACCGCATCCGGGCTTTTATTTCCAGGTTGGGGAAGAACGGTTTCGTAAACTGGTCGACGACCACTACGAGATGATACGCAACAGCGACATTTCGTTTTTGTTCCCGATTCATGACGAAGAGGATTTCGCCGCAGCCAAAAAACACGCCGCCGACTTTTTGATCCAGATCTGCGGCGGTCCCGATTATTTTGCCCAGACGCGGGGGGAACCGCGGATGGTGGGCCGTCACGCACCGTTTAGAATCGACGAGGCCGCACGCCGCCGATGGCTCGAATTTTACGCGAAGCTCCTCCCCGAACTCGAAAACGAGGGGGTCAGCCCCGAATACATCGAGTCGTTCTGGAATTACCTCGATGTCTTCTCGATCTGGATGATTAACACTCCGAACCATTGAGAAGCCGAAAGCGGGGGTTTTCCCCGCACTCTTTCTTATCGTCCGCCGCATCCCGTTCTTTTCTTCTTAATAAACCTTAAACCCCATCTTGGTTAAAATCTTCCAATTTTTTTCTACCGGAGACCTTTCTCATGAACGAAGCCAAATACATTTGGATGAACGGCAAAATGCTCCCCTGGAGCGAGGCAAAAATTCACGTCCTCTCGCATACCCTCCACTACGGTAACGGAGCCATCGAGGGTACCAAAGCGTACAAAACGCCCAAGGGATACGCGATCTTTCGCCTGAACGACCATACCAAACGCCTGATTGAATCGGCGAAAATGACCCTCATCAACGTCCCGTACACCATCGAAGAGCTCAATGCGGCCCAGATCGAACTTCTCAAGGCCAACGGCTTTACGGGGGAAAACGTCTACCTCCGCCCGATCGTCTACCTCGGATACGGCGTCATGGGCGTTTATCACAAAGAAGCCCCCGTCGAAGTAGCGGTTGCGGCGTGGGAATGGGGCGCATACCTCGGTGAAGAAGGGATGAAACGGGGTATCCGCCTGAAAATCTCTTCGTTCAGCCGCCCGAACAACAAATCGAACATGGGAAAAGCCAAAGCGGTCGGAAACTACCTCAACAGCCAGATGGCCAAATTCGAAGCGGTCGAAGCGGGCTACGACGAAGCGCTCCTGCTGGATGATGAAGGGTACGTTGCCGAAGCGAGCGGTGCGGCGTTCTTTATGATTAAAGACAGCGAGATCATCACTCCGCCCAACGACAACTCGCTCGCTTCGATCACCCAGAAAACGGTCATCGAA from Campylobacterota bacterium harbors:
- a CDS encoding branched-chain amino acid transaminase — its product is MNEAKYIWMNGKMLPWSEAKIHVLSHTLHYGNGAIEGTKAYKTPKGYAIFRLNDHTKRLIESAKMTLINVPYTIEELNAAQIELLKANGFTGENVYLRPIVYLGYGVMGVYHKEAPVEVAVAAWEWGAYLGEEGMKRGIRLKISSFSRPNNKSNMGKAKAVGNYLNSQMAKFEAVEAGYDEALLLDDEGYVAEASGAAFFMIKDSEIITPPNDNSLASITQKTVIELAEYLGYKVTRRRISREEIYTADEAFLTGTAAELTPVREVDARVLGAGGRGPITEKLQSGYFDIVCGRNADFDHYLTYID
- a CDS encoding DUF3373 family protein — translated: MTQRIMVSVAAAAFLTTGATANDALLERFEKMEREMAALKAELNALKNENAKLSSRLSTPDADAPKTTVASSSKLDETLEEMQDQIDDLNKKTNNDNLKWGVDFRTSVDNLRYEMADGTTRKNDALFSNRLWLNMSYAANENISFTGQLAYNKIFGERSMASSSAPFEGFDWVSNESAYNDELRVRSAYFLYTDDEFFGADVPWTFSIGRRPSTEGHLINLRDDVDASSPLAHAINVEFDGMSAKFGTEEIVGLEGSYFKLCAGRGMSNAEPRFAAAPYSGEDALTSNNDMVGIIVVPYDDKQYSTGFQYTYAVNLIDTTTPSSTTMEAVGGLHTATAFAMVNGIGDGISDFLDDTTVFISGAMSRTDPDAGKQGMLGSTDAKTGYSYWIGTQFPSLISEEGRWGIEFNHGSNYWRPITYGEDTMIGSKIAARGDAYEVYFTEPLVDDILSFQLRYTYIDYDYTGSNGFFGSSSGTPTAIGDVSSGTSAVDKAQDIRAYLRYRF
- the bcp gene encoding thioredoxin-dependent thiol peroxidase, whose product is MLEVGTAAPDFCLSNQDDVEICSRDLRGKWIVLYFYPKDSTPGCTTEACEFSAAMDEYDDLGAIILGVSADSTKSHRNFIAKQNLGITLLSDPTTQMMQDYGVWALKKNYGKEYMGIVRSTYIIDPKGTVRAVWTNVKVKDHVAKVKEELATLQNG
- a CDS encoding globin codes for the protein MLELKITDGVLGVRPPVTKPHPGFYFQVGEERFRKLVDDHYEMIRNSDISFLFPIHDEEDFAAAKKHAADFLIQICGGPDYFAQTRGEPRMVGRHAPFRIDEAARRRWLEFYAKLLPELENEGVSPEYIESFWNYLDVFSIWMINTPNH
- a CDS encoding aldehyde dehydrogenase family protein, with product MDAHVWMGSTRTQPARYAERKSPYDGKVVSRWGVCGAEDALRALTIAEKAAKTARKTPLHRRCAWLNDVAARLRERREEFARVLCDEVGKPITYARIEVDRCIETITLSAETMRTMHGETINTDAMESGRSAHAYWRRESAGVIVAITPFNFPLNLVAHKLAPALVSGNAVVLKPTPEAPLCAYKLAELFIESPYAVPDALSVVYGDAEVGGTLVSSDIPRVVSFTGSVGVGNIITKNAGIKKVSLELGGNAATYIDADADLEYAAQRCAIGAFVNSGQVCISLQRIYVDASVYDAFAAKMAEATAALVVGSPYDEGTFLGPLINDEAAMRAMNWVESAIAEGARALTPPRREGRIFYPCVMADVTESMKIVCEEVFAPIVSLVKVEGIDDAVMRMNNSPYGLQFSVFTNNLSHVKKMIDECEAGGVVINDMPTLRFDIQPYGGVKLSGVGREGPRFAIEEFTEIKSIVIL